A window of the Dyadobacter pollutisoli genome harbors these coding sequences:
- a CDS encoding GNAT family N-acetyltransferase, whose protein sequence is MTPVLLNRTEINDARWDQLIGACRQGVVYAHTFYLDIVCCGWKALVWPDRSNYQIVMPLPVVKKWGKTIVFQPLFCQYLGVFSMGCLGQTDFLAFMQALSSHFSYVSSYHFNPENFNTLFRIKDQLAEFTFTPQHTFWLNLCRAYGEIYGDYSPDRKVNVRRGRSSGWTIEKNGQITPLIELFVANQSRRIAGGVRPGAYDLLKNIFAETQMRGIGQVCYAKKDNQVHAGTLVVRYAGRAIYLFNASDAVGRKNNARSCLLDMYFSGHAEEHLVFDFESPEVPAIAGFYKSFGAHSIPYFKISKNQLWFPFRQIQNWRVRYFQNQVKSLRRPL, encoded by the coding sequence TTGACGCCTGTTCTATTAAACCGCACAGAAATAAATGATGCCCGCTGGGATCAGCTCATCGGCGCCTGCCGGCAAGGTGTCGTTTACGCCCACACCTTTTATCTGGACATCGTCTGCTGCGGCTGGAAAGCCCTGGTGTGGCCGGACCGCTCCAATTATCAGATTGTTATGCCTTTGCCTGTTGTCAAAAAGTGGGGCAAGACGATCGTTTTTCAGCCTCTTTTTTGTCAGTACCTGGGTGTTTTTTCAATGGGTTGCCTGGGGCAGACAGACTTTCTGGCTTTTATGCAGGCATTGTCCAGTCACTTTTCCTACGTGAGCTCCTATCATTTCAATCCGGAAAATTTCAATACACTTTTCAGGATCAAAGACCAATTGGCCGAATTTACATTTACGCCCCAGCATACCTTCTGGTTAAATCTCTGTAGGGCTTACGGGGAAATCTACGGGGATTATAGCCCGGATCGCAAAGTCAATGTAAGACGGGGCAGAAGCAGTGGTTGGACAATCGAAAAGAATGGACAGATAACCCCGTTGATCGAGCTGTTTGTCGCCAATCAGTCCCGGCGGATTGCGGGAGGTGTTCGCCCTGGCGCTTACGATTTGCTAAAAAACATTTTTGCTGAAACCCAAATGAGAGGCATTGGCCAGGTCTGCTACGCTAAAAAGGACAATCAGGTCCATGCGGGGACATTGGTGGTCAGGTATGCGGGAAGGGCCATTTATTTGTTCAATGCTTCTGATGCAGTAGGAAGGAAGAACAATGCGAGAAGCTGTTTACTGGACATGTACTTTTCCGGGCACGCGGAAGAACACCTGGTTTTTGATTTTGAAAGCCCGGAAGTGCCTGCGATCGCTGGTTTTTACAAAAGTTTTGGAGCGCACAGCATTCCATACTTTAAAATCAGTAAAAATCAATTGTGGTTTCCATTCAGGCAAATACAAAATTGGAGGGTCCGGTATTTTCAAAACCAGGTTAAATCTTTGCGCAGGCCTTTGTAG
- a CDS encoding DUF3108 domain-containing protein, with protein MKISYTLLAICALLIFSFRQYEEKTEQNRVIPNKSFCTGERVEYRVHYGFINAAEAKVEVGKNVSMINNRPCFRVNVTGRTVGAFDLISRVRDTWRSYIDTTAILPHMFERQIQENKYRKEEKVFFNHNKDQAVSSIKDETKTFNVPNNIHDIISGYFFLRTINFEKVTEGEIIEVPTFFDGEVYKLRVRYVGKDVIKTKFGRTKVLRLNPLIPDNKFFKDEGAMRLWVSDDSNKIPLKAEVDLRIGSLEMDLKSYKGLRKDLTWF; from the coding sequence ATGAAGATATCGTACACATTATTAGCCATTTGTGCATTATTAATATTTTCTTTCAGACAATACGAAGAAAAAACGGAACAGAACAGGGTCATTCCGAATAAAAGTTTCTGCACCGGCGAGCGGGTCGAGTACAGGGTGCATTATGGCTTTATCAATGCAGCCGAGGCTAAGGTAGAGGTGGGCAAAAATGTCTCCATGATCAACAACAGGCCCTGTTTTCGGGTCAATGTTACGGGTCGCACCGTCGGCGCATTCGATCTGATCTCCCGGGTGCGTGACACCTGGCGTTCTTACATTGACACCACCGCTATACTGCCACATATGTTTGAGCGGCAGATTCAGGAAAATAAATACCGGAAAGAGGAAAAGGTATTCTTCAATCACAACAAAGATCAGGCGGTTTCCAGCATCAAGGATGAAACCAAGACTTTTAATGTGCCCAACAATATTCATGACATCATCAGTGGCTACTTTTTTCTACGCACCATCAATTTTGAAAAGGTGACAGAGGGCGAAATTATAGAGGTACCCACGTTTTTCGACGGTGAAGTCTACAAGCTGCGGGTGAGATATGTCGGTAAAGACGTAATCAAAACCAAATTTGGAAGGACCAAAGTACTCAGACTGAATCCATTGATCCCGGATAACAAATTCTTCAAGGACGAGGGTGCGATGCGGCTCTGGGTTTCGGACGATTCCAATAAAATACCGCTCAAAGCAGAGGTGGACCTCAGAATCGGCTCCCTTGAAATGGACCTTAAATCCTACAAAGGCCTGCGCAAAGATTTAACCTGGTTTTGA
- a CDS encoding aminopeptidase, with the protein MLKKILLALLAILVLLGIYYRDLLSYAWMQASGQIGILMDVQDVQDVLEDPTFPDSLKAQIRLIQEIKKFGVDSLGLEPSKNYTTFYNQHGKPLIWLITASDRYKINAYKWHFPIVGSFPYKGFFDSTRAVLEEKAMISKGFDTDIGEVSAWSTLGYLKDPILSSMLKRKVGSLANLILHELTHGTLFVKSNLELNENLASFVGDQGAIRFLKYKYGLHSPELRTYEYSKKFNDAYSGHMLRGIGRLDSLYRTFGADLSPDARKDALKNRLIMHILSDADTLLAGNSALTNKNRRAAIRGHDGKLPNNAYFISYQTYKSKQNTFREEFENKFQGNFKDYLAYLKQQYPSL; encoded by the coding sequence GTGCTAAAAAAAATATTGCTTGCCCTTTTGGCCATTCTCGTTTTGCTTGGAATCTATTACAGGGACTTGCTCAGCTACGCCTGGATGCAGGCATCAGGCCAGATTGGAATATTAATGGATGTCCAGGATGTGCAGGATGTGTTGGAAGACCCTACCTTCCCTGATTCGCTCAAAGCACAGATCAGGCTAATCCAGGAGATCAAAAAATTCGGGGTGGATTCACTGGGGCTGGAACCTTCTAAAAACTACACCACATTTTACAACCAGCACGGCAAACCGCTGATCTGGCTCATCACCGCGTCGGACCGCTACAAGATCAATGCTTACAAATGGCATTTCCCGATCGTGGGCAGCTTCCCTTACAAAGGTTTTTTTGACTCTACCCGAGCCGTCTTGGAAGAAAAAGCCATGATCAGCAAGGGCTTTGATACAGACATTGGCGAAGTCTCTGCCTGGTCTACACTGGGCTACCTGAAAGACCCGATCCTGTCGAGTATGCTCAAAAGGAAAGTCGGCAGTCTGGCCAACCTGATCCTGCATGAACTGACGCATGGTACGCTTTTTGTGAAAAGTAACCTGGAACTCAACGAAAACCTGGCCAGTTTTGTCGGTGATCAGGGCGCCATCCGTTTTTTGAAGTATAAGTATGGTCTTCACTCACCTGAATTGCGTACATACGAATATTCAAAGAAATTCAATGACGCTTATTCAGGGCATATGCTTAGGGGTATAGGCCGGCTCGACAGTCTTTACAGGACATTCGGCGCGGATCTTTCGCCTGACGCCAGAAAAGACGCATTGAAAAACAGGCTGATCATGCATATACTTAGCGACGCAGATACACTTCTGGCCGGCAATTCAGCGTTAACAAACAAAAATCGCCGGGCGGCGATCCGCGGGCATGACGGTAAGCTGCCCAACAATGCATACTTTATCAGCTATCAGACCTATAAGTCAAAGCAAAATACATTTCGGGAGGAATTTGAGAATAAATTTCAAGGGAATTTTAAGGACTATTTAGCCTATTTAAAACAGCAATACCCCTCTCTTTAA
- the recA gene encoding recombinase RecA codes for MAQPTTDKDNKLKALQTTLEKLDKAYGKGTVMRLSDSKVLDIPVISTGSLGLDLALGVGGVPRGRVVEIYGPESSGKTTLSMHCIAEAQKKGGLAAFIDAEHAFDRSYAEKLGIDTSNLLISQPDSGEQALEIAEHLISSGAVDIIVIDSVAALVPRAELEGEMGDSKMGLQARLMSQALRKLTGVINKTGCCCIFINQLREKIGVMFGNPETTTGGNALKYYASVRLDIRRVGQIKESADQILGNRTRVKVVKNKVAPPFKVVEFDIMYGEGISKVGEIIDLGVELEIIKKAGSWFSYDGNRLGQGRDAVKALLKDNPELMEELEAKVRGKVNNDPDSLIDTSEPNVVDEGAPL; via the coding sequence ATGGCACAACCAACCACTGATAAAGACAACAAACTGAAAGCGTTACAGACCACGCTGGAAAAGCTTGACAAAGCTTACGGAAAAGGCACAGTAATGCGTCTGAGCGACAGCAAGGTTTTAGATATTCCCGTCATTTCAACAGGCTCACTGGGACTTGACCTCGCATTGGGCGTAGGCGGCGTGCCACGCGGCCGGGTTGTCGAAATTTACGGACCGGAATCTTCCGGTAAAACTACATTATCCATGCATTGCATTGCCGAAGCCCAGAAAAAGGGTGGCCTGGCTGCATTCATCGATGCAGAGCATGCATTCGACCGCTCCTATGCGGAGAAACTGGGTATTGATACCAGTAACCTTCTGATTTCACAACCCGATAGCGGTGAGCAGGCACTTGAAATTGCCGAACACCTGATCAGCAGCGGTGCGGTGGACATTATCGTGATTGACTCCGTGGCAGCATTGGTTCCCCGTGCTGAGCTCGAAGGCGAAATGGGTGATAGCAAAATGGGTCTGCAGGCGCGTTTGATGTCACAAGCACTCCGTAAGCTTACCGGTGTGATCAACAAAACAGGATGCTGCTGTATCTTCATCAACCAGCTTCGTGAGAAGATCGGTGTGATGTTCGGTAACCCTGAAACGACTACCGGCGGTAACGCCCTTAAATATTACGCATCTGTTCGTCTGGATATTCGCCGTGTGGGGCAGATCAAGGAAAGCGCCGATCAGATCCTGGGTAACCGCACGCGCGTGAAAGTGGTGAAAAACAAAGTAGCGCCACCTTTCAAAGTAGTTGAATTTGATATCATGTACGGCGAGGGAATTTCCAAAGTGGGAGAGATCATCGACCTGGGTGTTGAGCTGGAAATCATTAAAAAAGCCGGTTCCTGGTTTAGCTATGATGGCAACCGTTTGGGTCAAGGCCGTGATGCGGTTAAAGCCTTGCTTAAAGATAATCCTGAGTTGATGGAAGAGCTGGAAGCCAAAGTTCGTGGCAAAGTCAACAATGATCCTGATTCATTGATTGATACCAGCGAGCCGAATGTGGTCGACGAAGGCGCTCCGTTATAA
- a CDS encoding sigma 54-interacting transcriptional regulator, which produces MTYSQLSSSQRLGIHTLGELKKAGYQPRSIKQELRDNLITKIRNKENIFPGIWGYEETVIPDVERAILSMHNINFLGLRGQAKTRIARMMVSLLDEYIPYIKNSELHDDPLQPLSRFAKDQVADHGEQTEIEWLHRDERYTEKLATPDVSVADLIGDVDPIKAATLKLPYSDERVIHFGLIPRSHRGIFVINELPDLQARIQVALFNILQEGDIQIRGFKLRLPLDIQFVFTANPEDYTNRGSIVTPLKDRIESQIVTHYPKTIETGKKITEQEAVVKAEQKEIVSVFELAKTLIEQIAFEARESEYVDSKSGVSARLTISAYESLLSTAERRALINAETTTHVRISDLYGVVSAICGKVELVYEGEVEGPVIVAQNLIGKAIRTQFLSFFPDPEKSKKSKINPYAKVIEWFGAGNEMEMPADMTDREYIARLKTIDGLDDFVDMLSAYSSTEEKLFMMEFALHGMAEFSLIGKQSLDQGMKFQDLVSSMFSGPGEDDYDFDEDDDDRKPF; this is translated from the coding sequence ATGACTTACTCACAGCTTAGCAGTTCACAACGATTGGGTATCCATACGCTCGGTGAACTGAAAAAAGCAGGTTATCAGCCACGTTCCATTAAACAGGAGTTAAGAGATAATCTGATTACCAAAATCAGGAATAAAGAAAATATTTTTCCAGGAATATGGGGTTACGAGGAAACGGTCATACCCGATGTTGAGCGGGCGATCCTTTCGATGCACAACATCAATTTTCTGGGACTACGCGGTCAGGCCAAAACACGCATTGCGCGGATGATGGTAAGCCTGCTGGACGAGTACATTCCCTACATCAAGAATTCGGAGCTGCACGATGATCCCTTGCAGCCATTATCCCGGTTTGCCAAAGACCAGGTAGCTGACCATGGCGAGCAGACTGAAATCGAATGGCTGCACCGCGACGAGCGTTACACCGAGAAGCTGGCGACGCCCGACGTTTCCGTAGCAGATTTGATCGGGGATGTAGACCCGATTAAAGCCGCGACATTGAAATTGCCTTATTCGGATGAGCGTGTGATCCATTTCGGGCTCATACCCCGTTCTCACCGTGGTATTTTCGTCATCAATGAGCTGCCCGATTTGCAGGCACGTATCCAGGTGGCGCTGTTCAATATCTTACAGGAAGGCGATATACAGATCCGTGGTTTCAAGCTGCGCTTGCCGCTGGACATCCAGTTTGTATTTACGGCCAATCCGGAGGATTATACCAATCGCGGCAGCATTGTGACGCCTTTGAAGGACCGTATCGAAAGCCAGATTGTTACCCACTATCCCAAGACCATTGAAACGGGCAAGAAAATTACCGAGCAGGAAGCAGTCGTTAAAGCCGAACAAAAGGAAATTGTATCGGTCTTTGAGCTAGCCAAAACACTCATCGAGCAGATTGCTTTTGAGGCCCGGGAGAGTGAATATGTAGACAGTAAAAGCGGTGTTTCGGCCCGTTTGACTATTTCTGCCTATGAGTCCCTTTTAAGTACTGCCGAACGACGCGCGCTCATCAATGCAGAAACGACTACCCACGTGCGCATTTCCGATCTTTATGGCGTAGTTTCGGCGATCTGCGGAAAAGTGGAGCTGGTCTATGAAGGGGAAGTCGAGGGACCGGTAATCGTGGCTCAAAACCTGATAGGAAAAGCGATACGTACCCAATTCCTGAGCTTTTTCCCGGATCCTGAAAAAAGCAAAAAAAGCAAGATCAATCCCTATGCCAAAGTAATCGAATGGTTTGGCGCTGGCAATGAAATGGAAATGCCAGCTGATATGACAGACCGCGAATACATCGCGCGGCTGAAAACCATTGATGGCCTGGATGATTTTGTAGATATGCTCAGCGCCTATTCCAGCACAGAGGAGAAGCTTTTCATGATGGAATTCGCATTGCACGGCATGGCCGAGTTTTCATTGATTGGAAAACAATCCCTGGATCAGGGGATGAAATTTCAGGACCTTGTCAGCAGTATGTTCTCCGGGCCGGGAGAGGACGATTATGATTTCGACGAGGACGACGATGACCGGAAGCCTTTCTAA
- the rny gene encoding ribonuclease Y, which yields MSNYLVFIVVLSDIIAVGVGIFAGKYIFQRSFDLKEKEAQERAAEILRNAESAAENIKKDRILEAKEKYLRLKSEFEEDANKKRVILQTNEQKLKQREQSLNQTIEQNKRRENELETLKNNLNQQVELATKRREEAEKSLQQQVTQLEKIANLTADQAREQLVDALKAEADTRAGSYVKSAMEEARLTATKEAKKIVIETIQRTAAEHAIENCVSVFNIENDDIKGKIIGREGRNIRALEAATGVEIIVDDTPEAIVISGFDPVRREIARLSLHRLVQDGRIHPARIEEVVAKTRKNIDDEIVEIGERTVIDMGIHGLHPELVKMIGRMRFRSSYGQNLLQHSREVAKLCATMASELGLNTKLAKRAGLLHDIGKVWPEESDLPHAILGMELAKKYKENPEVCNAIGAHHDEIEMTSILSPIIQVCDAISGSRPGARREMMESYIQRLRDLENMALSFDGVEKCYAIQAGRELRVIIDADNVSDEKAGMLSFDISQKIEKEMQYPGQIKITVIREMRSVAYAR from the coding sequence ATGTCAAATTATTTAGTTTTCATCGTCGTCCTGTCCGATATCATCGCCGTTGGGGTGGGTATTTTTGCAGGCAAATACATTTTTCAGAGGTCATTCGACCTAAAGGAAAAGGAAGCCCAGGAACGTGCCGCTGAAATTCTCCGAAATGCCGAAAGTGCCGCTGAAAACATCAAAAAGGACCGTATACTAGAAGCGAAAGAAAAATATCTCCGTCTTAAATCTGAATTTGAAGAGGATGCCAATAAAAAACGTGTCATTCTTCAGACCAATGAACAAAAGCTTAAACAACGCGAGCAGAGCCTGAATCAAACCATCGAGCAAAATAAGCGTCGTGAAAATGAGCTTGAAACGCTAAAAAATAACCTGAACCAACAGGTAGAGCTGGCTACCAAACGCCGCGAAGAAGCTGAAAAGTCATTGCAGCAGCAGGTTACCCAGCTCGAAAAAATTGCCAATCTTACCGCAGACCAGGCGCGCGAGCAGCTCGTAGACGCGCTGAAAGCCGAGGCAGATACCAGGGCAGGATCCTATGTAAAGAGCGCCATGGAAGAAGCCCGTCTTACTGCTACCAAAGAAGCCAAAAAGATCGTTATCGAGACTATCCAGCGTACTGCCGCAGAACACGCCATTGAAAACTGCGTATCGGTATTCAACATTGAAAACGACGACATCAAAGGTAAAATCATTGGTCGGGAAGGACGCAATATTCGCGCATTGGAAGCTGCTACTGGTGTTGAGATCATTGTCGATGATACCCCCGAAGCGATCGTAATATCTGGTTTTGATCCTGTTCGCAGGGAGATCGCCAGACTTTCGCTGCACCGCCTGGTGCAGGACGGAAGGATCCACCCGGCAAGAATTGAAGAAGTGGTAGCCAAAACCCGCAAGAACATTGATGATGAAATCGTCGAAATCGGCGAAAGGACTGTCATTGATATGGGCATTCACGGATTACACCCTGAGCTTGTTAAAATGATCGGCCGCATGCGTTTCCGTTCATCATACGGGCAGAACCTGCTGCAACACTCACGCGAGGTCGCCAAGCTTTGCGCCACGATGGCATCCGAGCTTGGACTGAACACCAAACTGGCCAAAAGAGCCGGGCTGCTGCACGATATTGGTAAGGTTTGGCCGGAAGAATCCGATTTGCCACACGCTATCCTGGGTATGGAGCTTGCCAAGAAATACAAGGAAAATCCGGAAGTATGCAATGCCATCGGTGCTCACCATGACGAGATCGAAATGACCAGCATTCTTTCGCCTATCATCCAGGTTTGTGATGCGATTTCGGGCTCACGTCCGGGCGCGCGCCGTGAGATGATGGAATCCTATATTCAGCGTTTGCGTGATCTTGAAAACATGGCACTCTCCTTTGACGGCGTTGAAAAATGCTATGCAATTCAGGCAGGCCGTGAGCTTCGGGTGATTATCGACGCTGACAATGTTTCAGACGAAAAAGCAGGAATGCTCTCCTTTGATATTTCGCAGAAGATTGAAAAAGAAATGCAATATCCCGGACAAATTAAAATTACAGTGATCCGTGAAATGCGCTCAGTGGCGTATGCGCGTTAA
- the zapA gene encoding cell division protein ZapA translates to MKKNSIPTPDVSVFIKLLDRGFKLSVPADQEKFYRDGYEVFMQRVQQHKLKGKVYGDIEAIALTSIECLVALQRNQQQMDNLVMAFKGRVEKLDETITSALES, encoded by the coding sequence ATGAAAAAAAATAGCATACCCACTCCGGACGTTTCTGTCTTTATAAAACTGCTGGACAGAGGTTTCAAACTGAGTGTTCCGGCAGATCAGGAGAAATTCTACAGGGACGGGTATGAGGTGTTCATGCAACGCGTGCAGCAGCATAAATTAAAAGGAAAAGTATACGGTGACATCGAAGCAATTGCACTGACCTCCATCGAATGCCTGGTAGCATTGCAGAGGAATCAGCAGCAAATGGACAATCTGGTGATGGCTTTTAAAGGCAGAGTGGAAAAGCTGGACGAAACAATTACCAGCGCTCTGGAGAGCTAA
- the pheT gene encoding phenylalanine--tRNA ligase subunit beta — MKISYKWLKELIEITETPEEIGRLLTATGLEVESIEEIESIKGGLQGVVIGQVLTCEKHPEADRLSLTTVDAGGENPLSIVCGAPNVAAGQKVIVATVGAMLHPTGSDQPLVLKKSKIRGALSEGMICAEDELGLGSSHDGILVLDTTLPNGTPASEYFGISSDYLIEIGLTPNRADAASHYGVARDLKAVLGRPVTLPSVEEFAVASQQLPITVEVKNQDACPRYTGLTISGIKVGESPQWLKDRLQTIGIRAINNIVDITNYVCHELGQPMHAFDAEKVIGNKVVVTTVADGTPFITLDGVERKISGSDLMICNAGSNGVPEPMCIAGVFGGLTSGVTSDTTSIFLESAYFSPAWVRKTAQRFTLKTDSSFRFERGTDPNMPLFALKRAALLIQEIAGGTVSSEITDIYPQPVEDFRVAMSYKHINRLIGKTLDKTLIKSILESLDIQVADENESSFTAIVAPYRVDVQREADVIEEILRIYGFGQVELSETLSSDFLSDFPVNDPEKLKLRVAELLVANGFNEMINNSLTKPEYQVLMSESLAGNPVKILNYLSEDLSVMRQTLLFSGLEVIAYNSNRRQKDLKVFEFGNTYHQINEKYVEKERLAVFVTGNIAQESWFEKSRETVFHDLAAFVNKVLTAVKIREVEKQQADPAIFKQGLTLLSNRKPVVSFGLLNAALSKKLDVKAPVYFADFDWEYMLRQYNAAVEYKEVSKFPEVRRDLSVVVNKKVTFEELRQIAYKTERQLLRSVNVFDVYEGANLEGKKSYSISFILQDDQQTLTDKVIDKSMQRLMAAYEREFEALIRK, encoded by the coding sequence ATGAAGATCTCTTATAAGTGGCTTAAGGAATTAATTGAAATCACAGAAACGCCGGAAGAAATCGGCAGGCTCTTAACAGCAACCGGACTTGAAGTAGAAAGCATTGAAGAGATCGAATCCATAAAAGGTGGTTTGCAGGGGGTGGTGATCGGCCAGGTGCTGACTTGTGAAAAACATCCCGAAGCCGACCGCTTAAGTCTAACCACCGTTGATGCAGGAGGTGAAAACCCACTTTCCATTGTCTGCGGGGCGCCTAATGTGGCAGCCGGCCAGAAGGTAATCGTGGCCACTGTGGGAGCGATGCTCCACCCTACCGGCAGTGATCAGCCATTGGTTTTGAAAAAGTCAAAAATAAGGGGCGCACTTTCCGAAGGAATGATCTGCGCGGAAGATGAACTGGGCTTGGGCAGCTCACACGACGGCATCCTGGTACTGGACACCACATTACCCAACGGAACACCTGCCAGCGAATATTTTGGAATTTCATCTGACTACTTGATTGAAATAGGGCTCACCCCCAACCGCGCCGACGCTGCTTCCCATTATGGTGTGGCGCGCGATCTGAAAGCGGTACTGGGCCGCCCGGTCACATTGCCTTCCGTTGAGGAGTTTGCTGTCGCTAGCCAACAGCTTCCGATCACGGTTGAAGTAAAAAATCAGGATGCATGCCCGCGCTATACCGGACTGACGATTTCAGGGATCAAAGTGGGAGAATCTCCCCAGTGGCTGAAAGATCGTCTGCAGACAATCGGTATCCGCGCCATTAACAACATTGTAGACATCACCAATTATGTATGTCACGAGCTGGGCCAGCCCATGCATGCGTTTGACGCTGAAAAAGTCATTGGCAACAAAGTGGTCGTTACCACGGTCGCTGACGGGACACCATTCATTACACTAGACGGGGTGGAGCGAAAAATCTCGGGCTCTGATCTGATGATCTGCAATGCAGGAAGCAATGGCGTTCCTGAGCCTATGTGTATTGCCGGCGTTTTTGGCGGGCTCACTTCGGGGGTTACTAGTGATACGACTTCGATATTTCTTGAATCCGCTTATTTTTCTCCGGCCTGGGTACGCAAGACTGCGCAGCGCTTCACATTGAAAACTGATTCGTCGTTCCGTTTTGAGCGCGGTACGGATCCCAATATGCCCCTTTTTGCATTGAAAAGAGCCGCATTACTGATTCAGGAAATCGCGGGAGGAACTGTTTCTTCTGAAATCACCGACATTTATCCGCAGCCGGTAGAGGACTTCCGGGTTGCGATGAGCTACAAGCATATTAACCGGCTGATTGGAAAAACGCTGGATAAAACACTGATCAAAAGCATTCTGGAAAGCCTGGACATTCAGGTTGCTGACGAAAACGAATCCTCGTTTACGGCCATCGTAGCTCCTTACCGCGTCGATGTGCAGAGAGAGGCTGATGTCATTGAGGAAATCCTGCGCATTTACGGATTTGGTCAGGTAGAGCTTTCAGAAACGCTCAGCTCGGATTTTCTTTCTGATTTCCCGGTCAATGATCCGGAAAAATTAAAACTGCGCGTGGCCGAATTGCTGGTAGCAAATGGTTTCAATGAAATGATCAACAATTCATTGACCAAACCCGAATATCAGGTCTTGATGAGCGAAAGTCTGGCTGGCAATCCTGTCAAAATCCTCAATTACCTCAGCGAAGATCTGTCTGTGATGCGCCAGACGCTGCTTTTCTCGGGGCTTGAAGTGATTGCCTACAACAGCAACCGCCGCCAGAAGGACCTGAAAGTTTTTGAATTTGGCAATACCTACCACCAGATCAACGAAAAATATGTCGAAAAGGAAAGGTTGGCTGTTTTCGTAACCGGTAACATTGCGCAGGAAAGCTGGTTTGAAAAATCCCGCGAAACGGTATTCCATGACCTGGCTGCCTTTGTCAATAAGGTCTTAACCGCAGTCAAAATCAGGGAAGTTGAAAAACAACAGGCTGATCCTGCTATTTTCAAACAAGGGCTTACTTTGTTATCTAACCGCAAACCGGTGGTTTCATTTGGTTTGCTCAATGCTGCATTATCTAAAAAACTCGACGTGAAAGCGCCCGTTTATTTTGCCGACTTTGATTGGGAGTACATGCTTCGCCAGTACAATGCGGCCGTTGAATACAAAGAGGTTTCCAAATTCCCCGAAGTGCGTCGTGACCTGTCGGTGGTAGTCAACAAGAAGGTCACTTTTGAAGAGCTTCGCCAGATTGCTTACAAAACAGAGCGGCAACTGCTGCGTTCGGTCAATGTGTTTGACGTGTATGAAGGTGCTAACCTGGAAGGTAAAAAGTCCTATTCGATCAGCTTCATTTTGCAGGATGACCAGCAGACATTGACCGACAAAGTGATCGACAAATCCATGCAGCGGCTGATGGCGGCTTATGAGCGGGAGTTTGAGGCACTCATCAGGAAATGA
- a CDS encoding nuclear transport factor 2 family protein, translating to MTTTEIAERLVALCRENQYEQAQKELYSDDALSIEPEGSPGETIVQGLDKIVQKGNHFQDMIEQFHGQELSDPVVAGNYFSISLTMDITFKGMGRIPMEEIALYKVADGKIVSEQFFYEVAPAQ from the coding sequence ATGACAACGACTGAAATTGCAGAACGCCTGGTAGCCCTATGCCGCGAGAACCAATATGAGCAGGCGCAAAAGGAATTATATTCAGATGATGCCCTCAGCATCGAACCGGAAGGATCTCCCGGAGAAACCATTGTGCAGGGACTCGATAAGATTGTCCAGAAAGGAAATCACTTTCAGGACATGATTGAGCAGTTTCATGGCCAGGAGCTTTCCGACCCCGTTGTAGCGGGTAACTATTTCTCCATTAGCCTGACGATGGATATCACCTTCAAAGGAATGGGTAGAATTCCGATGGAAGAAATTGCATTGTATAAAGTCGCTGACGGGAAGATTGTTAGTGAGCAATTCTTCTATGAGGTAGCGCCTGCACAATAA